In Candidatus Poribacteria bacterium, one genomic interval encodes:
- a CDS encoding LamG domain-containing protein, translating to MKSGIHFMTFTIIISILSLNTAQASIVTDGLVSYWTFDQVHIINKTAKDVWGDNNSAIRGNPKIVPGKIGEALAFDGASDLVNLTTLGDSGRWIGTSSFEAWIKTTNKKDWMTLFNTHGDECPNWGIELNGINIRNKFEINEGTLHYYFNFEGWRGCVGDGSTMRADIFDGEWHHIVYTIDYMIHESGGSGKRIIYIDGVSGSTSNHGFGEKRALAPFTAPVHLGARKFPGKAHGHFMGMIDEVRFYDRPLTADEVIQNFQSIEPYNVAPKGKLSTLWATLKTK from the coding sequence ATGAAAAGCGGAATCCATTTTATGACATTTACGATAATCATCAGTATTCTCTCACTCAATACGGCACAGGCATCTATTGTAACAGATGGGCTTGTCAGCTATTGGACCTTTGATCAAGTTCACATTATTAATAAAACAGCAAAAGATGTTTGGGGTGACAACAACAGCGCAATCAGAGGAAATCCTAAAATTGTTCCAGGTAAGATAGGAGAGGCACTTGCGTTCGATGGTGCCAGCGACCTTGTTAACCTAACCACGCTTGGAGATTCTGGTAGATGGATTGGTACATCTTCGTTTGAAGCCTGGATCAAAACCACTAACAAAAAGGATTGGATGACGCTTTTTAATACGCATGGTGATGAATGTCCTAATTGGGGAATAGAACTCAATGGCATTAATATAAGAAATAAATTTGAGATTAATGAGGGAACTCTTCATTACTACTTTAACTTTGAAGGATGGAGAGGATGTGTCGGTGATGGTAGTACAATGCGTGCGGATATTTTTGATGGAGAATGGCATCACATTGTTTATACAATTGACTATATGATACATGAAAGCGGCGGAAGCGGGAAAAGAATTATCTATATAGACGGTGTATCCGGTTCTACAAGCAATCATGGATTTGGGGAGAAGAGAGCACTTGCGCCATTTACAGCCCCTGTCCATCTCGGCGCGAGAAAGTTTCCGGGGAAAGCACATGGGCACTTCATGGGTATGATTGATGAAGTCCGTTTTTATGATCGGCCGCTCACAGCAGATGAAGTGATCCAGAATTTTCAATCAATCGAACCTTATAACGTCGCGCCTAAAGGAAAATTGTCAACCCTCTGGGCGACATTGAAGACAAAATGA
- a CDS encoding Gfo/Idh/MocA family oxidoreductase, which yields MKDAVKVGIIGVGGTISSTTVILNGEPNVQLVALADLDPARRKSVLGDIKGVRLFDDYRQMFDACDLDAVCIGLPTWMHAPVSLEAVERGMHVLCEKPPSNDAAELIPVTQLAESKGLVYMFVRQSRFTAQLMEGRRLVQAGELGDVYYAETRWIRTRWCSARGWRHDKEKGGGVLLDLGIHAIDNVWFMMGCPRPTEAMAGLYCNFAHLAPPEQTYTADDAACGFVRFENGCTLHFAVAFSLNTTNRHAPAKGSDLVKSETQEFHLYGTKAGLENGKLLVGTPDGVKVKPMKPSPQKADDITLQAQEFIRAIREEDEPLNPGSQAVMLMQMLDAAMKSSESGSAVSIQPIS from the coding sequence ATGAAAGATGCAGTCAAGGTCGGAATCATCGGTGTCGGAGGGACAATCAGTAGCACAACTGTGATTCTCAATGGAGAACCGAATGTTCAACTCGTCGCTTTGGCAGACTTAGACCCAGCACGCAGGAAAAGTGTCTTGGGTGACATTAAAGGTGTTCGCCTTTTTGACGATTATCGACAGATGTTTGATGCCTGTGATTTAGACGCTGTCTGCATTGGACTGCCGACGTGGATGCACGCGCCAGTTTCATTGGAAGCAGTGGAGCGCGGGATGCATGTACTCTGCGAAAAACCGCCCTCAAACGATGCGGCGGAGTTGATACCCGTCACACAACTTGCCGAAAGCAAAGGCTTGGTCTATATGTTTGTTCGGCAATCTCGGTTCACAGCGCAGTTGATGGAAGGACGTAGACTGGTGCAAGCCGGTGAACTCGGTGATGTGTACTACGCCGAGACGCGGTGGATACGGACCCGGTGGTGTTCCGCCCGCGGATGGCGGCACGATAAGGAAAAAGGCGGCGGTGTACTCCTTGATCTCGGTATCCATGCCATTGACAATGTCTGGTTTATGATGGGGTGTCCGCGTCCGACAGAGGCAATGGCTGGGTTATATTGCAACTTCGCGCATCTCGCACCGCCTGAGCAAACCTATACCGCAGATGATGCTGCGTGCGGATTTGTGCGATTTGAAAATGGATGTACCTTACACTTCGCTGTCGCATTTTCGCTGAATACCACAAACCGGCACGCGCCGGCGAAAGGGAGCGATCTCGTCAAAAGTGAGACGCAAGAGTTTCACCTCTACGGCACGAAGGCAGGTCTTGAAAACGGGAAACTGCTGGTTGGAACACCGGATGGCGTTAAGGTCAAGCCCATGAAACCATCACCGCAGAAAGCAGATGATATAACGCTTCAGGCACAAGAATTCATCCGAGCGATTCGAGAAGAAGATGAACCGCTCAATCCCGGTTCGCAAGCGGTGATGTTAATGCAAATGCTTGATGCTGCGATGAAATCCAGTGAGAGTGGCAGTGCCGTTTCAATTCAGCCAATTTCATAA
- a CDS encoding glucosamine-6-phosphate deaminase: MNIFKATTKQETSEAAAHVASRKLREALNVNGQASFIVATGASQFDFLAALTADETIDWDNTTMFHLDEYIGIPETHPASFRKYLRERLVDIVQPGTVHFLDGEADEPQAECDRLNQIISQHQIDVAFVGIGENGHLAFNDPPADFETEAPYILVELDEACRLQQVGEGWFTGLDEVPSQAISMSICQIMKAQTIICTVPDERKAEAVRNCLHGEITPMHPASILQTHPDCTVFLDAGSASLL, from the coding sequence ATGAATATTTTTAAAGCAACCACCAAACAAGAGACCAGCGAAGCAGCAGCGCACGTCGCCAGCAGAAAACTGCGAGAGGCACTTAACGTTAATGGACAAGCGAGTTTCATCGTCGCGACGGGCGCGTCACAATTTGACTTTCTCGCAGCACTGACTGCAGATGAGACGATTGACTGGGACAACACGACGATGTTCCATCTCGATGAGTATATCGGTATCCCTGAGACGCATCCTGCCAGTTTTCGCAAGTATCTGCGGGAACGCCTTGTGGATATTGTTCAGCCCGGCACGGTGCATTTTCTGGACGGTGAAGCAGATGAACCGCAAGCCGAATGCGATCGACTCAATCAGATAATCTCGCAGCATCAGATTGATGTAGCGTTCGTCGGCATCGGTGAGAATGGACACCTCGCCTTCAACGATCCGCCAGCAGATTTTGAGACAGAGGCTCCATACATCCTTGTGGAATTAGATGAGGCGTGTCGTCTTCAACAGGTAGGTGAAGGTTGGTTCACAGGACTTGATGAAGTGCCGAGCCAAGCGATCTCGATGTCTATCTGTCAGATTATGAAAGCACAGACGATTATTTGTACCGTACCAGATGAACGAAAGGCGGAGGCAGTGCGAAACTGCTTACATGGTGAGATTACGCCGATGCACCCCGCCTCTATCTTGCAAACGCATCCGGATTGCACGGTGTTTTTGGATGCTGGGTCAGCATCTCTGCTATAA
- a CDS encoding ABC transporter permease, with amino-acid sequence MLSLLRETIVSYAFIERNFNLLKRYLSWEILFFSYSIVNALTIGLIMVGRGSSKDVLYLVIGALIWGFLSIMMREVSDAITWERWEGTIEYTFMAPIYRITHLVGSCFFAILYGLLRTGLVLAIMPLFFGEHIDLRNANWLTMMVTVAISSLSFIGIGLMAAIFPLLSPEKGQAATGIIESGLLLVSGIYYEIEVLPEWIQPISKISPATYTLKSIRAAMLDNASLESQLGNLFLLLIIGVLLIPLGFWVFHLGEKYAKRVGRLKRSG; translated from the coding sequence GTGCTGAGTCTTCTACGCGAAACTATTGTTTCCTATGCGTTCATTGAACGCAACTTCAATCTGTTGAAGCGGTATCTGAGTTGGGAAATACTTTTTTTCAGTTATTCTATTGTCAACGCCTTAACAATCGGCTTGATTATGGTAGGACGTGGCAGCAGTAAAGATGTGCTTTACCTCGTGATTGGCGCATTAATCTGGGGGTTCCTCTCGATTATGATGCGCGAGGTTAGTGATGCGATTACGTGGGAACGGTGGGAAGGCACGATTGAGTATACCTTTATGGCACCGATCTACCGGATCACGCATCTCGTCGGGTCTTGCTTCTTTGCGATCCTATATGGACTCTTGCGAACCGGTCTGGTATTGGCGATAATGCCGCTCTTTTTCGGTGAGCACATTGACTTAAGAAACGCGAATTGGTTGACAATGATGGTCACTGTTGCAATCTCAAGCCTCTCTTTCATCGGTATCGGTCTGATGGCAGCGATTTTCCCCTTACTCTCGCCAGAAAAGGGACAAGCTGCAACAGGTATCATCGAATCGGGGCTACTGTTGGTCTCCGGTATCTACTATGAAATTGAGGTATTACCCGAATGGATCCAACCGATTTCCAAAATTTCGCCTGCGACCTATACGCTCAAATCCATTCGGGCGGCGATGCTTGATAATGCATCGCTTGAGAGCCAATTAGGGAATTTGTTTCTATTACTTATCATCGGTGTGCTGCTCATCCCGCTCGGATTTTGGGTTTTCCATCTCGGTGAGAAGTACGCGAAACGCGTGGGGCGGTTAAAGCGGAGCGGGTAG
- a CDS encoding LamG domain-containing protein: MLYRILLSALILAGLVLMPFSATALDLKDKELLLYVSFNEGKGKAMEDLSPHGNDAELVGDADWVDGKFGKALGFEQAGEVKAPYIEINEKSFTVTMWVKPALSGADQQCVFSQTQVNAQNTSLHYRIYNSGTVRMGFYANDLDAPAAVKADKWAHITFWLDVKGKSRQIYIDGKSVVEDAGKAGIEYLGTAGDTMVGSWGATGQKFNGIIDEVTVWDRALSEDDIARSMEDLTALPVDPADKLATTWASVKAWR; the protein is encoded by the coding sequence ATGCTATATCGGATATTACTTTCCGCATTGATCCTCGCTGGCTTAGTGCTGATGCCCTTCAGTGCTACAGCGTTGGACCTGAAGGATAAGGAGTTACTGCTCTATGTTTCTTTCAACGAAGGCAAGGGAAAAGCCATGGAAGATCTTTCCCCACATGGAAACGATGCAGAACTCGTCGGAGATGCGGATTGGGTTGATGGTAAATTCGGAAAAGCCTTGGGGTTCGAGCAAGCAGGCGAAGTCAAGGCACCTTATATTGAAATCAACGAAAAGAGTTTTACGGTAACAATGTGGGTCAAGCCAGCATTAAGCGGTGCCGACCAGCAGTGCGTTTTCTCACAGACGCAGGTCAACGCACAGAACACAAGCCTACATTATCGTATCTACAACAGCGGCACGGTTCGCATGGGATTTTATGCCAACGATCTTGACGCACCTGCCGCCGTCAAAGCCGACAAGTGGGCCCATATCACTTTCTGGTTGGATGTTAAAGGCAAATCCCGACAAATTTACATTGATGGTAAGTCAGTCGTAGAAGACGCTGGCAAAGCGGGGATTGAGTACCTTGGAACGGCTGGTGATACGATGGTCGGCTCATGGGGCGCGACCGGACAAAAGTTCAACGGGATCATTGATGAGGTGACGGTCTGGGATCGGGCTTTGTCGGAAGACGATATTGCGCGGAGCATGGAAGACCTAACTGCTTTACCTGTAGATCCCGCGGATAAACTCGCAACTACTTGGGCAAGTGTCAAAGCGTGGCGTTAG
- a CDS encoding MOSC domain-containing protein, whose amino-acid sequence MKLLSINVSKPKPIQYGGKTIRTGIFKEPVSGTVMLREKNIDGDGQGDLRVHGGTYKAIYGYPFEHYAYWQQELQRDDLRYGQFGENLTVEGLLEEAVHIGDIFEIGATVKLQITQPRVPCFKLAYKMGLPEFPKQFLESRRVGFYFRVLEEGEITAGDAIARSEIAPEPMSVTEIVNLRYFDRDNHEKIAHARKLPALSPSWKRDFTKILNG is encoded by the coding sequence ATGAAACTTCTATCTATAAACGTATCAAAACCGAAGCCTATTCAATACGGCGGCAAGACGATCCGAACCGGCATCTTCAAAGAACCGGTATCCGGCACCGTCATGCTCAGGGAAAAGAATATTGATGGCGACGGGCAAGGCGATCTGCGGGTACATGGCGGCACTTATAAAGCTATCTACGGGTATCCGTTTGAGCATTATGCTTATTGGCAACAGGAATTGCAAAGAGATGACTTGCGTTATGGACAGTTTGGCGAAAATCTCACCGTTGAAGGCCTGCTGGAGGAAGCAGTTCATATCGGCGATATCTTCGAGATAGGCGCGACAGTGAAATTACAGATTACGCAACCGCGCGTACCTTGCTTCAAACTGGCATATAAAATGGGACTGCCGGAATTTCCGAAACAGTTCTTAGAGAGTCGGCGCGTCGGTTTCTATTTCCGAGTGCTTGAAGAAGGCGAAATCACTGCTGGCGATGCAATCGCACGTAGTGAGATCGCACCGGAACCGATGAGTGTCACGGAGATCGTCAATCTCCGCTATTTTGATAGAGACAATCATGAGAAAATCGCACACGCCAGAAAACTACCTGCGCTTTCACCAAGTTGGAAGCGGGATTTCACGAAGATTTTGAACGGATGA
- a CDS encoding phytanoyl-CoA dioxygenase family protein: MSTQHNQVGLTAQQKHQFHEDGFLFVRDVLPNAALQPLIDELAQWVDDGTQAAVKHGILDPSNTYDDAPFEMRLGMVSSACSDPNWIWSNFFRDQKIRTAGMFILRTAPALLDVIGSLIGDEILAHPQFNYRAKLPNQDITVIPWHQDLAYLIPEEAGETLVVNVWLPLIQATEENGCMQVIRGSHRFNLIGHNYQDPTPGHTGGKGISDAELPPGDIVTAELDGGDVILTSERVVHRGLPNRSDTVRWSVDTRYSQIGLPTGRASVPGFVARSRANPESIAKSHHDWNRLFV, encoded by the coding sequence ATGTCTACACAACACAATCAAGTCGGACTCACGGCACAGCAGAAGCATCAGTTTCACGAGGATGGTTTTCTGTTTGTTCGGGACGTACTGCCGAATGCGGCACTTCAACCTTTGATTGATGAACTGGCGCAGTGGGTTGATGATGGCACTCAGGCAGCAGTCAAACATGGAATCCTTGACCCATCGAATACTTATGACGACGCACCTTTTGAAATGAGACTGGGCATGGTATCAAGTGCCTGTTCCGATCCGAACTGGATTTGGAGCAACTTTTTCCGTGACCAGAAGATTCGGACTGCTGGGATGTTCATCCTCCGAACTGCGCCTGCCCTTCTTGATGTTATTGGATCCCTCATCGGTGATGAGATTTTGGCGCATCCACAGTTTAATTATCGCGCCAAACTACCCAATCAAGATATTACCGTCATCCCCTGGCACCAAGATTTGGCGTATCTCATACCCGAAGAAGCCGGTGAAACATTGGTTGTGAATGTCTGGCTTCCGCTTATTCAAGCGACAGAAGAAAATGGGTGCATGCAGGTCATCCGAGGTTCACACCGCTTTAATCTGATTGGACACAACTACCAAGATCCGACGCCTGGGCATACTGGTGGCAAGGGCATCAGCGATGCGGAATTACCGCCCGGCGACATCGTCACTGCCGAACTTGATGGAGGTGATGTCATACTAACGAGTGAACGGGTTGTTCATCGTGGGCTTCCGAACCGTTCTGACACTGTCCGTTGGAGCGTTGATACACGTTATAGTCAAATCGGTTTACCGACGGGTCGTGCATCCGTTCCGGGTTTTGTTGCTCGGAGTCGGGCAAATCCTGAAAGTATTGCCAAGTCTCATCACGACTGGAATCGTCTATTTGTGTAA
- a CDS encoding sugar phosphate isomerase/epimerase: MPKIKGPAIFLAQFMRDEAPYNTIENIGRWVASLGYKGVQLPGWDERVLDLGKAAESKTYCDEFKGTLKEMGLEATEVAGYLAGQVLAVHPAYEVMFEAFHPPGLRGDERTTWATGELTKCIHASVNMGLDVIPVLSGGFAWHTVYPWPQRPDGIIEEAFKELASRWSPLLDLAHDNGQVFAYELHPGSDIYDGATYEMFLDYTNDHPAACLNYDPSHFLLQQLDYIDFIRLYGERIQGFHVKDAEFRPTGRVGVYGGYQSWAGRAARFRSLGDGQVDFTQVFTLLTEAGYDSWAVLEWECCVKSPEQGAAEGAPFIAKHIIETTDVAFDDFAGGETDTARNRDILGLS, translated from the coding sequence ATGCCGAAAATCAAAGGTCCTGCTATCTTCCTCGCCCAATTCATGCGGGACGAGGCACCATACAACACTATAGAAAACATCGGACGATGGGTCGCGAGTTTGGGGTATAAAGGCGTTCAACTTCCGGGTTGGGACGAGCGTGTGCTTGACCTTGGGAAAGCCGCTGAATCCAAAACCTATTGCGATGAATTTAAAGGAACACTTAAGGAGATGGGGCTTGAAGCGACGGAAGTGGCGGGCTACCTCGCTGGACAGGTCTTGGCTGTACACCCGGCATACGAAGTCATGTTTGAGGCGTTCCACCCACCCGGCTTGCGCGGCGATGAAAGAACAACGTGGGCAACTGGTGAATTGACGAAATGTATCCACGCTTCAGTGAACATGGGACTGGATGTTATTCCGGTACTTTCAGGCGGTTTCGCGTGGCACACTGTTTATCCGTGGCCCCAACGTCCCGACGGCATTATTGAAGAGGCGTTCAAGGAACTCGCATCGCGGTGGTCACCGTTGTTGGATCTGGCACACGATAACGGCCAGGTCTTCGCCTACGAACTTCATCCGGGTTCAGATATTTACGACGGTGCGACATACGAGATGTTCTTGGATTATACGAACGACCATCCGGCTGCCTGTCTCAACTACGATCCGAGCCATTTTCTTCTCCAACAACTCGATTATATCGACTTCATCCGACTTTACGGGGAACGCATTCAGGGGTTTCATGTTAAGGACGCTGAATTCCGTCCGACAGGTCGGGTCGGGGTTTATGGTGGCTACCAATCTTGGGCTGGACGTGCCGCGAGATTCCGTTCACTCGGTGATGGACAAGTGGATTTCACGCAAGTGTTTACGCTCCTCACTGAAGCAGGCTACGACAGTTGGGCAGTCCTGGAATGGGAGTGCTGCGTCAAAAGTCCAGAACAGGGCGCGGCAGAAGGAGCACCGTTTATTGCCAAACACATCATCGAAACAACCGATGTCGCCTTCGACGACTTTGCTGGCGGCGAGACGGATACGGCGCGAAACCGAGACATCCTCGGCTTAAGTTGA
- a CDS encoding Gfo/Idh/MocA family oxidoreductase: protein MQAPNTEPFRVGFLNVDSYSHMPLWAPHINPRAGEKDTPFTGMRITHCWDIEYEKAQAIAATYGCEVVKNFDDMLGKVDGVISGGYYNHPWNHILHEPYLEAGLPNLINRPFANSLAKAQQMVELAEKSGATILAPSSHEHNDAISRAKAWASDKQVVCYTATNSFDDYPTHGIHGVYMVCKAIAEAGNSVVSVAYRADSWHSPPGVITLEHVDDNGRQFYGTLHQVSGSWGTVQIHTQEAYGGENFRIHTGTGYPYDKTEIWLPTIWAFQNMALHNEMPQTFDQIMHKTNVFLAGWKSVLENDGKPVKLTDVAEEWTAPAELPNHPDHDTVSLFQKKFGDV from the coding sequence ATGCAAGCACCTAACACTGAACCTTTCCGCGTTGGATTCCTGAACGTTGACTCGTATTCGCACATGCCGCTGTGGGCACCGCATATTAACCCACGCGCAGGCGAAAAAGACACGCCGTTCACAGGCATGCGAATTACGCACTGCTGGGATATTGAATACGAGAAGGCACAAGCGATCGCGGCAACTTACGGATGCGAAGTTGTTAAAAATTTTGATGACATGTTGGGAAAAGTAGATGGCGTGATCTCTGGTGGTTACTATAATCATCCGTGGAACCATATCCTCCACGAACCGTATCTCGAAGCAGGACTGCCGAACTTGATCAACCGCCCGTTTGCAAACTCACTCGCCAAAGCGCAGCAAATGGTTGAACTCGCAGAAAAAAGCGGTGCGACCATCCTTGCGCCGTCAAGCCATGAACATAACGATGCTATCTCGCGCGCGAAGGCATGGGCAAGCGATAAACAGGTCGTCTGCTACACGGCGACCAATTCGTTTGACGACTATCCGACACACGGGATTCACGGGGTCTATATGGTCTGCAAAGCGATCGCAGAAGCGGGAAACTCGGTCGTGTCAGTCGCCTACCGAGCCGACAGTTGGCATAGCCCACCCGGAGTTATCACTCTGGAGCATGTTGATGACAATGGACGACAATTTTACGGCACACTTCATCAAGTAAGCGGCTCTTGGGGCACAGTACAAATTCATACGCAGGAAGCCTATGGCGGCGAGAATTTTAGAATCCACACCGGCACCGGTTACCCCTATGACAAAACAGAAATCTGGTTGCCAACGATTTGGGCGTTCCAGAACATGGCACTCCACAACGAAATGCCGCAGACGTTTGATCAAATTATGCACAAAACGAACGTTTTCCTCGCAGGTTGGAAATCGGTACTGGAAAACGATGGTAAGCCTGTGAAATTAACAGATGTGGCTGAAGAATGGACGGCACCGGCTGAATTGCCAAACCATCCCGATCACGATACGGTCTCACTGTTTCAGAAAAAGTTCGGGGATGTCTAA
- a CDS encoding ABC transporter ATP-binding protein, protein MENPIHGLAVRGVTKHFQRTKRTKNKLRFYQKIFNFFKREKEVIRAVDDISLEVGIGEIYGILGANGSGKSTLIRLISTLLLPDAGSIHVFGDDVVTHSLKVRQVMNRVSVEASFFKRLSSSENLIYAARLYGITAAEAERKAKRILEKLGFDADRMDEEMEQLSRGMQQKVAIARALLTTPMLLLLDEPTTGLDPKSKRDVQAFIEEIRQERNAVIVLTTHDMVEAEKLCDKIAIIDKGRFIAEGTVEELIANTPSENGAPTTLEDVFIALTGKQIEEDE, encoded by the coding sequence TTGGAAAACCCTATCCACGGTTTGGCTGTCCGCGGCGTAACGAAACATTTTCAGCGCACCAAGCGGACGAAGAATAAACTCCGTTTTTATCAAAAGATTTTCAACTTTTTCAAGCGAGAGAAAGAGGTCATCCGCGCAGTTGACGATATTTCTCTGGAAGTTGGCATCGGCGAAATCTATGGGATTCTCGGTGCAAATGGTTCAGGAAAATCGACGCTGATTCGTCTAATTTCGACGTTACTTCTACCTGATGCTGGCAGTATTCACGTTTTCGGAGATGATGTTGTAACACATAGTCTGAAAGTGAGACAAGTAATGAACCGCGTCTCTGTTGAAGCCTCTTTCTTTAAACGGCTCTCTTCATCAGAAAACCTCATTTATGCCGCCCGTCTCTATGGCATCACTGCCGCGGAAGCCGAGCGAAAAGCAAAACGGATTTTAGAAAAGCTCGGCTTTGATGCGGACCGGATGGACGAGGAGATGGAGCAGCTATCGCGCGGCATGCAACAAAAAGTCGCAATTGCACGTGCGCTGCTGACAACGCCAATGCTCCTCCTGCTCGATGAACCGACAACCGGGCTTGATCCGAAATCTAAGCGCGATGTGCAAGCCTTTATTGAGGAGATCCGTCAAGAGCGGAATGCTGTGATCGTGTTGACGACACACGATATGGTGGAAGCTGAAAAGTTGTGCGATAAGATCGCAATTATTGATAAAGGGCGGTTTATCGCGGAGGGAACTGTTGAAGAACTCATCGCTAATACACCATCAGAGAACGGTGCACCTACGACGCTGGAAGATGTCTTTATCGCGTTGACTGGTAAACAGATTGAGGAGGACGAATAA
- a CDS encoding Gfo/Idh/MocA family oxidoreductase, translating to MESWKRKLRMGMVGGGQGAFIGGVHRIAATLDQQIEVVAGCFSRDPENTQITGAELYLTPNRCYNSYAEMAAAEATLPENERIDFVSIVTPNISHFEIAKTFLDAGFHVVCDKPMTYSLEEAEALVQLVENSGLVFALTHNYTGHPLVRHARALFAEGSMGQIRKVIVEYLQDFLMVPHEKLGQKQAAWRVDPAQSGIGGTMGDVGTHCVNLLEYVTGDPITELCADKSTFLPDRVLDEDVNALLRFKGGGKGVLSISQVATGEENGLTLRVYAEQGAVKWAQENPNYLELYRYGEPRQTLTRGQGYLSEAAAAGARIPTGHPEGYLEAFATIYVGVGEAIRRYIDGDPMETEAYDFPTVYDGLRGMQFIYKAVESCENSSTWVTM from the coding sequence ATGGAATCTTGGAAACGGAAATTACGGATGGGTATGGTAGGCGGTGGACAAGGCGCGTTTATTGGTGGCGTTCACCGCATCGCGGCCACGCTCGATCAGCAAATCGAAGTCGTCGCTGGATGCTTCTCGCGGGACCCGGAAAACACACAGATCACCGGGGCAGAGTTATATCTCACCCCAAACCGTTGCTATAACAGTTACGCAGAGATGGCAGCTGCCGAAGCAACACTTCCCGAAAATGAACGTATCGACTTCGTGAGCATCGTTACGCCCAATATCTCCCACTTTGAGATCGCAAAAACCTTTTTGGATGCGGGTTTCCATGTCGTTTGCGATAAACCGATGACTTATAGTCTTGAGGAAGCCGAGGCACTTGTTCAACTCGTTGAAAATTCGGGGCTTGTCTTCGCGTTGACACACAATTATACGGGGCATCCGCTCGTGCGGCATGCGCGGGCATTGTTCGCTGAAGGTTCAATGGGACAAATCCGTAAGGTTATCGTGGAATACCTTCAGGACTTTTTGATGGTGCCACACGAGAAACTCGGTCAGAAGCAGGCTGCATGGCGCGTGGATCCGGCACAGTCAGGTATCGGTGGCACGATGGGCGATGTCGGCACGCATTGCGTTAACCTACTCGAATACGTCACCGGCGACCCGATTACCGAACTCTGTGCTGATAAAAGCACCTTCCTTCCCGACAGAGTGCTAGATGAGGATGTCAATGCCCTGCTCCGTTTCAAAGGCGGTGGGAAAGGTGTTTTAAGCATAAGCCAGGTTGCTACTGGCGAAGAAAATGGACTCACCCTCCGCGTCTACGCCGAACAAGGCGCGGTGAAATGGGCGCAAGAGAATCCGAATTATCTCGAACTCTATCGTTATGGTGAACCGAGGCAGACGCTTACCCGCGGTCAGGGTTACCTTTCCGAGGCAGCAGCGGCAGGCGCACGGATTCCGACTGGGCATCCCGAAGGATATTTGGAGGCATTCGCGACGATTTATGTCGGTGTTGGCGAAGCCATCCGGCGATACATTGATGGCGACCCGATGGAAACCGAGGCTTACGATTTTCCAACAGTCTATGATGGATTGCGGGGTATGCAGTTCATTTACAAAGCGGTTGAGTCTTGTGAGAACAGCTCGACCTGGGTCACAATGTAA